The Candidatus Omnitrophota bacterium genome contains a region encoding:
- a CDS encoding type IV pilus twitching motility protein PilT: MDIDKILTQAAQMGASDVHLFVGRPPVLRLSGGLKSLEGYEVLTPEVCEQLAFSLLSEKQIESFKRELEMDSSYTVPGVSRFRVNIYMDNNGIGAALRLIPSVIPTPKDIDLPESVMALTHHRNGLVLVTGPTGSGKSTTLAAMIDSINSSRDCHIMTVEDPIEFVYEHKMAVVNQREVESHTNNFGQALKHFLRQDPDVLLVGEMRDLETIASTITLAETGHLVFATLHTVDAPQTVDRVIDVFPPYQQQQIRAMLGGTLRGVVSQQLIPRADGKGRVAAREIMIVTPAVANLIREGKTHQIYSALQTGRAMGMVTMDAAVEKYLESGAITAEAAKAAMSH; this comes from the coding sequence ATGGACATTGATAAGATTCTGACTCAAGCCGCGCAGATGGGAGCATCGGATGTGCACCTGTTTGTGGGCCGGCCGCCTGTTCTTCGATTGTCCGGAGGTCTGAAATCTCTGGAAGGTTATGAGGTTCTTACGCCGGAAGTTTGTGAACAGCTCGCTTTTTCCCTCCTTTCCGAAAAGCAAATCGAATCCTTCAAGCGGGAACTGGAAATGGATTCTTCCTACACCGTCCCGGGTGTGAGCCGGTTCCGCGTCAATATCTATATGGACAACAACGGGATCGGTGCGGCACTGCGTCTCATACCGTCTGTCATTCCCACGCCCAAGGATATTGACCTGCCGGAATCGGTGATGGCTCTGACTCATCACCGAAACGGGTTGGTTCTTGTGACCGGGCCGACCGGAAGCGGCAAGTCCACGACTCTGGCTGCGATGATTGACTCGATTAATTCGAGCCGGGACTGCCACATTATGACTGTTGAAGACCCGATCGAATTTGTTTACGAACACAAAATGGCCGTGGTCAACCAGCGTGAGGTCGAGTCCCACACCAATAACTTCGGCCAAGCCCTGAAACACTTCCTGCGCCAGGATCCGGACGTGCTCCTGGTGGGTGAGATGAGAGACTTGGAAACCATTGCATCGACCATTACCCTGGCAGAAACCGGACATCTGGTTTTTGCCACTCTGCACACCGTGGATGCGCCTCAGACTGTGGATCGTGTGATCGATGTTTTTCCTCCCTACCAACAGCAGCAGATCCGGGCTATGCTCGGGGGCACGCTTCGCGGTGTGGTGAGCCAGCAGCTCATCCCCAGAGCCGACGGAAAAGGGCGCGTGGCAGCGCGGGAGATCATGATTGTGACCCCGGCTGTGGCCAATTTGATCCGTGAGGGCAAGACGCACCAGATTTACAGCGCCCTGCAGACCGGTCGCGCCATGGGCATGGTGACCATGGATGCTGCGGTAGAAAAGTATTTGGAGTCCGGAGCTATTACGGCTGAGGCGGCCAAGGCCGCGATGAGTCACTAG
- a CDS encoding LPS-assembly protein LptD, whose product MIRTRLLSATFRALFILLCACPVSFDAQAEEESANAVVVEGDQVEFLAQENRVIGEGNIRVTYEDVVLTCDRVIVFNDSRDALAQGSVKIRQDVQVLEGRLAHYNFRTKKGTLLEAGFKAEAAPVWWYGKADTIDKTSLNELFAENGYLTSCSLAEPHYRIAAKKFWILSGDQVRASNVVMYLGSIPVVYLPWWNYSLRDDRPKISVAPGKDSEWGAFVKTATRYELTQQSKGYINNDYFENRGWGKGFDHYYQTGNYGDGKFRLYHLYERRPDRPEGHSAENERWRVQARHQWDIDEDSEVTVEFHRQSDSLFLRDYYEREEYELESDPLSYVSWVSNKPNQTTSLLVQKRLNRFQSQVEYLPEFTHRLNNFPIGDNVQMPGKLGHGQFYWTSNSSATSATRKYASPSDLDLDHARVDTHQQLSYSSKLAGWLQVTPRAGVQQTMYSKDVSGDETKVRGAFDTGMDLSTRFFRIFDVSTNKYGLDINRLRHVIAPSVDYSYRHSPTILPRKIQQIDGVDSLARLNTMTFRLENKLQTKRRRKFDPFMGKAYAPQEGPESVFYRRRSEETNTFGLDSQEDELEVTLEEEDQLTNVDLVRFVLSIPYFFAKEDGSEFGNLFADLEIEPYPWLLFETDARYNTDTRDVDTVNVDVVARPTESRKLNLGVGHRYVKNQNTQLTSQISFPLGEKWWLGAYQRFDFKRIESGKKEINDLVEQEYSIMRDLHCWTVEVNYNVTRERGESVWFVFRLKGYSEAPLLFETSYHEPKFGSQTPP is encoded by the coding sequence ATGATCCGGACCCGGTTGCTTTCAGCAACATTCAGAGCCCTGTTTATTCTCCTCTGTGCTTGTCCGGTCAGTTTTGATGCACAAGCTGAAGAGGAGTCCGCGAATGCCGTTGTGGTTGAAGGCGATCAGGTTGAGTTTCTGGCCCAGGAAAACCGCGTCATCGGGGAAGGCAATATCCGTGTCACCTATGAAGACGTGGTGCTCACCTGTGACCGTGTGATCGTTTTTAATGATTCGCGCGATGCCCTGGCCCAGGGCAGCGTTAAGATCCGGCAAGATGTCCAGGTGTTGGAAGGACGCTTGGCCCACTATAATTTCCGGACAAAAAAGGGCACTCTCCTGGAGGCTGGTTTTAAAGCCGAGGCCGCCCCCGTATGGTGGTACGGCAAAGCCGATACCATTGACAAGACCTCACTCAATGAACTCTTCGCCGAAAACGGATATCTGACCTCCTGCAGCCTGGCAGAGCCTCATTACCGCATAGCGGCCAAGAAATTCTGGATCCTTTCCGGAGATCAGGTGCGGGCGAGCAACGTAGTCATGTACTTGGGCAGTATCCCCGTGGTCTATTTGCCCTGGTGGAATTACTCGCTCCGCGATGACCGGCCCAAAATCAGCGTGGCCCCGGGCAAGGATTCGGAATGGGGCGCTTTTGTGAAAACCGCCACCCGCTATGAACTCACCCAGCAATCCAAGGGCTACATCAATAATGATTACTTCGAGAACCGCGGCTGGGGTAAGGGTTTCGACCATTACTACCAGACCGGGAACTACGGGGACGGAAAATTCCGTTTGTATCATCTCTATGAGCGGCGCCCGGACCGGCCCGAAGGCCACTCCGCCGAAAACGAGAGATGGCGCGTTCAGGCAAGGCATCAGTGGGACATCGACGAAGACAGCGAAGTGACGGTGGAGTTTCACAGGCAGAGCGATTCGCTCTTTCTCAGGGACTATTATGAACGCGAAGAGTATGAGTTGGAGAGTGATCCGCTTTCTTATGTGTCTTGGGTGAGCAACAAGCCCAATCAGACTACCAGTCTTTTGGTCCAAAAACGCTTGAACCGGTTTCAAAGCCAGGTGGAATATTTGCCTGAATTCACTCACCGGTTAAACAATTTTCCTATCGGAGATAATGTGCAGATGCCGGGCAAACTGGGACACGGCCAGTTCTACTGGACCAGCAACAGCAGTGCGACCAGCGCGACGCGCAAATACGCGAGTCCGAGCGATCTGGATTTGGACCATGCTCGTGTGGATACCCATCAGCAGCTTAGCTATTCCTCCAAACTCGCCGGCTGGCTGCAAGTCACTCCCAGGGCCGGGGTGCAGCAGACTATGTACAGCAAGGATGTTAGCGGGGATGAAACGAAAGTCCGGGGCGCCTTTGACACGGGCATGGACTTAAGTACCCGGTTCTTCCGGATTTTCGACGTCTCTACCAATAAATACGGCTTGGATATCAATCGCTTGCGCCATGTGATTGCCCCCTCGGTGGATTACAGTTACAGGCACAGCCCCACTATACTGCCACGCAAGATCCAGCAGATCGACGGTGTGGACAGTCTTGCCCGCCTCAACACCATGACATTTAGATTGGAAAACAAGCTCCAGACCAAGCGCCGCCGCAAGTTCGATCCGTTTATGGGTAAGGCCTATGCCCCTCAAGAGGGCCCGGAATCCGTTTTTTACCGGCGCCGGTCGGAGGAGACAAACACTTTCGGGCTGGATTCCCAAGAGGATGAGCTCGAGGTCACTTTGGAGGAAGAGGATCAACTTACCAACGTGGATTTGGTGCGTTTCGTTCTTTCCATCCCATATTTTTTTGCTAAAGAGGACGGGAGTGAGTTCGGGAATCTTTTTGCAGACCTGGAGATCGAACCCTATCCTTGGCTGCTCTTCGAAACGGATGCCAGATATAACACGGATACGCGGGATGTGGACACGGTCAATGTGGATGTGGTGGCACGGCCCACCGAGAGCCGGAAATTGAATCTGGGGGTAGGACACCGCTATGTCAAGAACCAGAACACACAGCTGACAAGCCAGATTAGTTTCCCCTTGGGGGAGAAATGGTGGCTCGGGGCCTACCAGCGATTTGACTTCAAGAGGATCGAATCCGGGAAAAAGGAAATCAATGATTTGGTGGAGCAAGAGTACAGTATAATGCGCGATTTGCACTGCTGGACTGTGGAGGTCAACTACAATGTGACGCGCGAGCGAGGCGAGTCGGTTTGGTTCGTATTCCGTCTCAAGGGCTACAGCGAGGCGCCGCTTTTGTTTGAGACCTCGTACCACGAACCGAAGTTCGGATCACAGACTCCGCCCTAA
- the fsa gene encoding fructose-6-phosphate aldolase, with the protein MKIFLDTANVEEIRKGADWGIVDGVTTNPSLVAREGRDFGEVLREICGIVDGPISAEAVSLDAGGMIQEGRELSKIHKNVVVKIPLIAEGLKATKQLSGEGIAVNVTLCFSPTQALLAAKAGATYISPFIGRLDDISQNGMELIEQIRIIYDNYDFDTQILAASIRHPLHVLDCALAGADVATIPWKVLEALVKHPLTEIGVEKFLKDWEKVPKAQVGSATRR; encoded by the coding sequence ATGAAAATCTTTCTGGACACGGCCAATGTGGAGGAGATCCGCAAGGGGGCGGACTGGGGAATTGTCGATGGCGTGACCACCAATCCCAGTTTGGTGGCGAGGGAGGGCCGCGATTTCGGAGAGGTTCTTCGGGAAATATGCGGGATTGTCGATGGTCCGATTAGTGCGGAGGCCGTGAGTCTGGATGCCGGGGGCATGATTCAGGAAGGCCGGGAATTGTCTAAGATTCACAAAAACGTGGTCGTTAAGATTCCTTTGATCGCCGAAGGCTTGAAGGCTACCAAGCAACTCTCCGGCGAGGGGATTGCGGTGAATGTAACGCTTTGTTTTAGTCCGACCCAAGCCCTATTGGCTGCGAAGGCAGGGGCGACATACATCAGTCCTTTTATCGGACGTTTGGATGATATCTCTCAAAACGGGATGGAACTCATCGAGCAGATCCGGATTATCTATGACAACTATGATTTTGATACGCAGATTCTGGCTGCGAGTATCCGCCATCCCTTGCACGTACTGGATTGCGCGTTAGCCGGTGCGGATGTGGCTACCATTCCCTGGAAGGTTTTGGAGGCCCTGGTGAAACATCCCTTGACGGAAATTGGTGTGGAAAAATTCCTGAAGGACTGGGAGAAGGTCCCAAAGGCACAGGTAGGATCCGCGACTCGCCGATGA